Proteins found in one Aphelocoma coerulescens isolate FSJ_1873_10779 chromosome 27, UR_Acoe_1.0, whole genome shotgun sequence genomic segment:
- the TNS4 gene encoding tensin-4 — protein sequence MSQVIESHVLRVGQTVCISSPEESKSLHPAGYPGKYVYYSTEAWTDPPSMVHPKARLLPGGRAYGAQPVSEHVAAHTQGKGQQNSPLERPPAPCQPKEEENTSMDPEAQPVSPSLDITIETLNQMILEIDPTFQPLPCRPVKGAAQPAAQGDTAATKKQDPEAIDIKYIELTPGRATGPDLPQGSPSPSGTPFSRSPQANSFLPQKGALGGKYSTSDSVVFSSPPGPSSPGSAALSCNKAPESTSAPQQCLAGHTDAVSYSLGALGTSPGADNLLKPVHVLRGRQRGSWVSQLSTSPGSDTSYILGSSTHSLHNEDSDASAAACSSPGSSLGSPCSPSSGIVSHSREALGQSPSQPRAGTCLVQKGQASSCPPSILTSAADIPVLLVNGCLEQGDGPPQLAKAPPSSATQPPLLGCSPASRLGGLNNTLSAPALSCLSDSPPRAGQPTMKFVMDTSKYWFKPSISRDRAIQLLRDKEPGAFLVRDSTSYRGSFGLAMKVPGSPSGSQTGEESSDLIRHFLIESSTKGVHLKGASEELYFGSLSAFVYQHSITPLALPCKLSIPTRDLADGEDSPDCAPESALSLARKTAVCNVLYLNSVNVETLTGAPAILKGISCTLELETLPTPTLVHFRVTEQGVTLTDVQRKVFFRRHYPLAAIRFCGMDPENRKWQKYCKSSRIFGFIAKSQTDSENLCHLFAEYDTVQPVSLVIDLLRQLLPSP from the exons ATGTCACAGGTCATAGAATCCCACGTGTTGCGTGTTGGACAGACTGTGTGTATTTCCTCACCGGAGGAAAGCAAGAGCCTGCACCCAGCAGGGTATCCAGGCAAGTACGTCTACTACTCCACGGAGGCCTGGACTGACCCCCCCTCCATGGTGCACCCCAAGGCTCGCCTGCTCCCCGGCGGGAGAGCGTACGGAGCCCAGCCCGTGTCGGAGCATGTGGCTGCTCACACACAGGGGAAGGGGCAGCAGAATTCCCCCTTGGAGAGACCCCCTGCCCCGTGCCAgccaaaggaggaggagaacaccAGCATGGATCCTGAGGCTCAGCCGGTGTCTCCCTCCCTGGACATAACCATAGAGACTCTCAACCAGATGATCCTGGAAATCGACCCGACCTTCCAGCCGCTGCCATGCAGGCCGGTGAAGGGTGCAGCCCAACCTGCTGCTCAGGGGGACACTGCAGCCACCAAGAAGCAGGACCCGGAGGCAATAG ACATCAAGTACATAGAGCTGACACCGGGCAGAGCCACAGGGCCCGACCTGCCACAGGGCTCCCCCAGCCCTTCGGGCACTCCCTTCTCCAGGTCCCCCCAGGCCAACAGCTTCCTGCCCCAAAAAGGGGCACTCGGAGGCAAATACAGCACCAGCGACAgcgtggttttctcaagcccaCCCGGACCCTCGAGCCCCGGGTCGGCCGCCCTGAGCTGTAACAAAGCACCCGAGAGCACCAGCGCgccccagcagtgcctggcagGACACACGGACGCCGTCTCCTACAGCCTCGGGGCCCTCGGCACCTCCCCAGGCGCTGACAATCTGCTGAAGCCCGTGCACGTGTTGAGGGGCCGGCAGAGGGGCAGCTGGGTGTCCCAGCTCTCCACGAGCCCCGGCTCTGACACCAGTTACATCCTGGGCAG cagcacccactCGCTCCACAACGAGGACTCGGATGCTTCAGCCGCTGCCTGCTCGTCCCCcggcagctccctgggcagcccctgctccccttcCTCTGGCATCGTGTCCCACTCCAGGGAAGCTCTTGGTCAGAGCCCCTCACAACCCAGGGCAGGCACCTGCCTGGTCCAGAAGGGCCaggccagcagctgccccccCTCCATCCTCACCTCCGCGGCCGACATCCCGGTGCTGCTGGTGAACGGGTGCCTGGAACAAGGAGATGGACCCCCCCAGCTGGCCAAAgccccccccagctctgccacgcAGCCCCCCCTGCTTGGCTGCAGCCCGGCCTCAAGGCTTGGTGGCCTGAACAACACGTTGTCAGCACCAGCGCTCAGCTGCCTCTCGGACA GTCcccccagagctgggcagcCCACCATGAAGTTTGTGATGGACACATCGAAATACTGGTTCAAGCCAAGCATCAGCAGGGACCGAG CAATCCAGCTGCTGAGGGACAAGGAGCCAGGCGCGTTCCTCGTGCGGGACAGCACCTCGTACCGGGGCTCCTTCGGACTGGCCATGAAGGTTCCTGGCTCTCCATCTGGCAGCCAGACAG GTGAGGAGAGCAGTGACCTCATCCGGCACTTCCTAATCGAGTCCTCCACCAAAGGGGTTCACCTGAAAGGTGCCAGCGAGGAGCTGTATTTTG GGAGCCTCTCTGCCTTCGTCTACCAGCACTCCATCACCCcgctggcactgccctgcaAGCTCAGCATCCCCACCCGAG ATCTCGCTGATGGAGAGGACAGCCCTGACTGCGCTCCTGAATCTGCTCTGTCCCTGGCCAGGAAAACTGCAG TGTGCAACGTCCTGTACCTCAACTCGGTGAACGTGGAGACGCTGACGGGAGCCCCAGCCATCCTGAAAGGCATCTCCTGCACCTTGGAGCTGGAGACGCTGCCCACCCCCACCCTGGTGCACTTCAGGGTGACAGAGCAGGGCGTCACGCTGACCGACGTCCAGAGGAA GGTGTTTTTCAGGCGACACTACCCCTTGGCTGCCATCAGGTTCTGTGGGATGGACCCCGAGAACAGAAA GTGGCAGAAGTACTGCAAGTCCTCCAG aaTCTTCGGGTTCATAGCCAAAAGCCAGACAGACTCGGAGAACCTCTGTCACCTGTTCGCAGAGTACGACACCGTGCAGCCAGTGTCCCTCGTCATCGACCTGCTCCgccagctcctgcccagcccatAG